Sequence from the Clostridium saccharobutylicum DSM 13864 genome:
ACTATGGACAAGCAAAATAAAAGTGATTTAGAAAATGAAGTGTCCAAAGAATCAAGTAACATCCCACGAAGTAAGGATAATCAAAATACGGATGTGGAAGTTAACAATAACAAAGAAGTTCAACTTGAAGATAAGAAGGAACAGTCAATATTAAATGTTCAAGAAGAGAGTAATGAGTGTGAAGAAAAAGCTTATTCGGATAAAAAAGAACAAGTATTAACTGATAATGAAATAGTAAAAAATAAGGATGAAATTCAAGCTGAAGATAAACAAGAAATAAAATGTGAAGATAATATAAATGTTCAAGAAGAAAGCTGCGAGTGTGAAGAAAAAGTTTATTTAGACAAAAAAGAAGAAGTATCAATTGACAATCAAATAGAAAAAAATGATGATGAATTTACAGCTGAAAATAATCAAGAAGCTCAATTTGAAGATAAAAAGGAACAGTCAATATTAAATAATGAAGTGCTAGAAAATAATAATAAAATAGATTTAGAAGAGAAAGATGAGTTTAAAACCAAAAAAGATATTGAAATAATAATAGACGATGATAAAGAAAACGTAAAAGAAGAAGAATTAAACTCAGAGTATGATTTAAATGACTATAAAGATCAAATAGAGAAAGACATCATAGTTTATGAAAGAAATCTGCTAAATTATAAGCAATGGGCTTTAGAGGGAAAAGAATTAGTTTTAAATTCAAAGAAAACTTTTAATAAAATTGAGTTGCTAGTTGAAAAATTTAATAAAGAAATATCAATCACACTAGAAGAATTAAATGCTGAAGATAAAAAGCTTGTTGAAAATAGAATAAAAGGCATTAATATGATTAATAAAATGAGTAAAAATGCTATAAATAATAGAACAAATAAATTATTAGAAATGATAAATCAAGATTTTAACAATGTGAGCATCATCAGTGATATCAATGATAAATATGAAGATGAAATAAGAAGCATTTTAAATGAAAACTATAGTAATATTGCTTATATTGAGTCAAAAAAGTCTAATTTAATAGATACATATTTCAATTTTATAGAAGGAAATTTATTTCCTATTATGGATGGAGTTGAATCTGGAATAAGTTTTGTTAAGAATTCAACTAAAGAAATTATTCAAAATGAAATATTACCAGTATATATAAAATTAAAGAAATACTTTGATGAATTATTATTTAGCATAAATATAAGCAAAATGGAAGTTCAGCTAAAAACAAAAATAGATTTTTCTTATATTGAGGTATTAGATATTGAAAATACTGAAGATGAAAGTTTAGATGAAACAATTGAAAGTGTTATTAGAAGTGGATATGAGTATTTAAAAGATGTTTATGGAGTAGGTCATAATCATGTATTACGTCAAGCTCAAATTGTAGCTTATAAATATAAAAAATAGGTGGGGAAAAATAATGAAATATGATGCACAAAATTCACCAGTAATAGGTATTGATTTAGGAACAACTTATAGTTCTGTAGCAAGATGGACAGGAAAAGATGCCGATGTTTATAGTCCAAAAGGTGAAAGATGTTTAAGATCAGTAGTTTATTATGATGAAAAAAATGATAAATATATATATGGTAATGCTGCTTTTATGAGTGGAATATTAAATCCTGATAATGTAATTATTGGTGTTAAGAGATTAATGGATGATAATAATATTAAAATTAAGTTAGGGTCTAAGGCACATTCACCAGTAGAAATATCATCGATGATATTGAAAAATATTTATGATAGCATACAAAATATGTTTCCAAGTGGAGTATATAATTCATCAGGAGTTGTTGTTACAGTACCATATTATTTTAAATCACATCAGCTTCAAAATACATCAGAAGCAGCTAAATTAGCTGGATTAGATTTGTTAGGAATAATTCAAGAGCCAATAGCGGCAGCATTTGCTTATGGCCTTCATCATTCAGAGACAGATAAAGTTAGAGATGAAAATATCTTAGTCTTTGACTTAGGTGGAGGAACTTTCGACTTAACAATTATTAATATAAAAGAAAATCACAATGAACTTTTATTTAATGTAATTGGGATAGGGGGAGACGATAGGCTAGGCGGATTGGATTTTGATAAATCATTTATGGATTACATAATAGAAAAAGAAGGAATTGATTTTGAAAGTGTACAGCTTGAAAAACTTAAAAAGGTAGGAAAACAAAAATTATTAGATACAGTAATAAAGAGTAAGGAAATTCTAAGTTCTACAGATAATACTTATATAGCAGTACCAGATGTTATTCCAGGAATGCATATAGATGCAGAGTATACAAGAGAAGATTTTGAGAAAGCAATTGAAGTATATTTAGAAAAAATAAGAAAAATAACAAAAGAAACAATTAATAATGCTGGAATTAAAGCGACTGATATTAACAAGGTAATAAAGGTTGGTGGATCAAGTAAAATTGCTATTATAGATGAAATAATTAAAGAAGAATGTGGAGACGGTAAAACTTATTCAGATATAGATCCAAGCCTTTGTGTTGCACAAGGAGCAGCCATATATGCAGCTTACCTATCAAAGAACTTAGATTCTGATAAAAATATTAAGATAGAAACAGCAGTAGCACATGCATTGGGCGTTGAAGATGCAGAAGGAAACTTTATTGCATTAATTGAACAAAATCAAAAAACTCCAGCGAAGGAAACTTTAACATTTACAACAGATGAAGATAATCAAACAGAAATTGATGTTGAAGTTTATCAGGGAACTAATGATAAAGCTAGAGATAATGCGCATGTAGGAACTGTTAGAGTTACAGGATTGAAACCATTTCCTAAGTATCAGCTAGAAATTATAATAACATTTGAAGTTGGAAGCTCTCAGGAAGTTAAAGTAACAATTCAAGAGGCAACGAGTGGGATAAATAAAATTGAAGTATTGAAATTAATATAATGCACAATAATTTTAAGTAGACAAATATGTGAGGAGAATTTACAGAAGATAAAGATAGCTAGAAGATAATTATAAATTAAGAAGGTGAAAAAATGTTTTTTATTACTGTTATTGGAAGTTTAATTTTAAGTACAGCAGTACTTGGAATAATAAATAAAAAATTAAAGTTTATATCATTGAGTAGTAAAAAGGCTGCTATAGTATGGGCAATTTGCTTTTTTATATCGATGATAGTTATTAGTATTGCTACAAGTCTAATACATGGAGTATTAAGTATTATATTATTAGCAATAAAAATTGCACCAATAGTTTTAGTTATTTATGGAGTATATTATATTATAAAGAAGTTAAATAATACAGGAACTAATATAGAATAATTGTTTCATAGAATTAAAGTATAATTTATATTGTAAAACGTGAGTATCTTTTACGAAATTTGTTATATGATAAAGTGTTAATTGAAGCTTTTGGATTACTGAGATAGTATGGTAAAAGTTCAATTAACTCTTTTTAATTTATTATTTATTCTTTTTTGTGTTTTAAACATGATAAAAGCCCTAAATATCCAAGTTTAATTTAAGGTTGAATTAAGAGTTATACAAGTATTTTTTTGTATAATTAAAATATATTATTTTATGAGATGATGAAAGTAGTATGAGATTTAGGCATAAGCAAAAAATAATAGACCAAAGATGTGATGCATATTTCTTGTCAGACAAGGCGGTGAATTTTACTCATAGTGGATCTATTAGCTGAATTTGCTGATGAGGTATGACGTGGAATAGGCAAACATATTGGTTTATTATTTTTTTTTATTGTGCTTTATTTAAATATATATGTTTTAAGATGATGGGGGAGATAATATGCAGTTAGAATTAAAAGGAATTAAAAAATCTTTTGAGAGTAAGCGTGTATTAAAAGATATAAACTTTATTTTTGAAAAAGGAAAAATATATGGATTGCTTGGACGAAACGGAGCAGGAAAAACTACTCTTTTTAATTGCTTAAGTGGTGAAATTAATCAAGATGAGGGGAATGCTATTTTACGAATTAATGGACATGAAAGTGATTTAAGTAATGATGACATAGGATATGTTTTTTCAACACCAATTCTTCCAGAGTTTCTTACAGGATATGAATTTATAAAATTTTATTTGGATATATTTAAAAATAGAGTTTCAGAACTAAAAACTATTGATGAATATTTTAATATGATGAAAATCCAAGAAGAAGATAGGCATAAATTAATTAAAGGTTATTCACATGGTATGAAAAATAAACTGCAAATGCTATGTTTTATTATTGCAAAACCGCCAGTAATATTGCTTGATGAGCCACTTACTTCTTTAGATGTTGTAGTTGCACTTGAAATTAAAAAGATGTTAAAAGAAATAAAACATAATCATATAATTATTTTTTCAACGCATATTTTACAGCTTGCAACAGATTTATGTGATGAAATTGTAGTACTTAGTGAAGGTAAGCTAGAGCAAATTAATCATGAAATGTTAAAGAGCAGCAAATTTGAAGAGGAAATAATAGAACTACTAAAGGATGAAAAAGATGATTGATACATTAAAAAACATTTTAAACATTAGCATGTCTAATAGAATTAATTTTCTTATATACTATTTTAAGTGTATTCCTATTATAGGTAAGTTACTAAAGGATACAGTATATAAGGAAATGAAAATAAAAAAAATTATTTCAATATTTGCAGTATTAACCAAAATAGTACAAGGCTTATTAGGGCCAATTGCATATGTATCAATAGCAATATATTTACCAATCTTCTTTTTTTATAAGAGTTACAGTGTAGAAGATAAATATTCAGTATTTACATATTTGCTGTTTGTGCTTAGTTTTGTTTTTGGAGCAACTGCAAGTTCATCAGCTTTGACTCCTAGCAAAGATAAGTTTGTTTGTATTAAATTAATGAAAATGAGAGCTAGAGATTATGCAATATCAATTATATTTTGTGAATATATATGGGGTGGAGTACGTCTTTTACCTGCATTAATTATTGTAAGTAAGATTTTAGGTGGAACAATTTTTCAAGGAATAGAGTTAACCTTATTACTTACCATGTTTAGATTTTGTGGTGAGGCATTACATTTATTTATTTTTGAAAAGAAAAATATTATATTGTGCAAAAATTATATATTTATAATAATCTATGGAATTCTAGCGTTAATTACTGCATATGTTCCTGCTGCTTTTAAAATAATTTTACCAGTAGATAAATATTTATTTAATAAAATTATTATACTAATCATAATTCTGCTTGGCATTATAAGCATTGTTTATACATTAAAGTACAAATTTTATTCCAAGGCATTTAATGCTGCTAATAAATTAAATGAATTATATAGTGATAATCATAAGTTAAATGAAGCGAGATTTGAAGATGTAAAGATAAATGAAAATGAATTTAAAGAGTTGGAATTAAATTCACAGATATGTAGTGATAAAGAAGGATATGAATACTTAAATGCATTATTTTTTATGAGGCATAGAAAACTTTTATATAAACCAATGTATATAGAGCTTATTATAATTGCACTCATATTTTTAGCAGCTCTTGTAGTTCAAATAGTATTTCCAAGTTTTATGAATGAGTTCATAGGAGAAATTGATAAAACTATTCCAGGATTATTGCTTATTATGTATTCTATATCTAATTCTAGAAGAATAACAAAAGCTATGTTTTATAATTGCGATATAAGTCTATTAAGATACGGATTTTATAGAGAGAAAAATGTAATCTTAAAAAATTTCAAGATAAGATTATTTAAAGTTGCGTTTATAAATTTAATTCCTGCAACAGCAATAGCGAGTTCGCTTATGATAATTGCACTGATGAATGGTGTGGATAATTTTGTGAATATATTACCTATGGTATTTATGATTTTAATTTTATCATTGTTTTTTTCTGTTCACGATTTATTTTTATATTATATAATGCAGCCATATACAACGGAGCTAAACATTAAAAGTCCATTCTTTAATATAATTAATGGAATAGTGTTTTGGATTTGTTATTTGAGTTCAAAAATTAAGACTCCGCCAGCATATTTTGCTGGAATTGTGCTTGTAATTACTGTTGTGTATATAATTGTAGCACTTGTTACAGTGTATAAATTATCATGGAAGACTTTCAAGGTTAAATAGTTTTAAGCTATAAAAAAATTAACCAGTATTAAATTCATTTATATAATACTGGTTAATTTTTTTCTTTTATTTAATTTACTATTAAATTTTTATGACTAATCAATTATTTAGCTGCTTCAAATATCCATAATTGATTACTAGTTCCTCCGTAAGTCCATTGACATACATTGGCACCATCAAAAGTTTGGAAGTTATAATCATCTAATGCCTTAGTTTGATTACTACTCATAGTTGTAATTCCATATGCTCCGTTTGTTGAAGAAGATTTAAGAGCAAACTTTTGTGCATTGTTTGAATATGCATTAAAAATACGAATATTTGAGCCATCTTTATTCTCACCATTGTATACATCAAGCATATAGTTACCTAAAGCACTCTTTAATGTAACATAGCCATTTCCTACATTTTTTAAGTACCATTTTTGACCAGCAGCTCCTGAACCTGTACCAAGTTCAACATTTTGAGCAGCTTTTCCTACATTATTTGCAACTTGAAGATATTTTTGTGCATTAACATTTTTGATGTAATACCATCCATCACTTAATGTTTGAGTAGTTCCACTTGTATTAGTACTATCTTTTGTAGTGCTACTACCTGTACCATATGCTGAATCAGAAAATGCTTTTAAAACTGAATTATATGCTTCTTTTGGTGTTGAATAATTAGAATATAATAATGGTCTAACATATACTGGATCATTACGACGCCATGAATGATCATCACTTAATCCCCAAAATACAAGGGCACTAATATTTGCACCTGATTTTTTCACAGATAAAATAGCAGACATTAAATCATAATAATATTTTGATTGTTCTGATAAAGAAGTACATCCAACATCAAGTTCTGTAATTTGAATTTCAAATCCTGCTTTTGCAAATGCTTGTAATGCGCTTTTATAATAAGCAACTGATGGGAAATTAGTACTCAAGTGAGATTGCATACCTATTCCTGCACACACTTTTCTATCTGAATTAATGTAATTGATTAATTTAATAATATTATCTACTTCCATATATTCGTTGTAATCATTATAAAATAATTTAACTTTATTTGTTAATTTGTAATATGCTAATGTGTCATATGCATACTGAAAGGCTTGTTTTACGAAAGCTGGTTTTGTGCCAAGATTTCCATAAATCTTTTGCCATCCAGTAGCTTTGTCACTTCCTGCAGGTGCTGCATGTAAATATTCATTTGCAACATCCCATGCATAAATTACACTTCCATATTTACTTGAAAATACATGGTTCATAACAGTTTTAATATAGAATTCCATTCTTTTATTCATGACATCAGGAGTTACATATCCACCATTATTGTTATAGCCACTTCTAAAATACCAATCTGGAGTTTGTGAATGCCAAAGAAGTGTATGGCCACGCATTGATAATCCATTGTCAAAACAGAACTTCAACATATTATCTACAGTTGTAAAATTAAGTTTTGGAACTGTACTTTCTGAATAATTATCAGGAATATAGTAACCAAGTGCTTTTGCTTGTGCTACAGGAATCACATTTGCAGAATGACCTAAAATAGCATCAGGTTTCATTTCATTTTCTGCAGTTACACTATTATATTCCTTCTTTATAGCGCTTTTTGCATTGGGATCTGAAATTTGGGATGCGTTTAATATATTTCCCACCTTTCCAAACACTTTCCCATAAGTATTTAATAAATTAGCATTACTTGTATTGTTTGTTGTTGCTGCGTTTGCCTGAATTCCTGGAGTACAAAATGTACTACCAATAAGGAGTGCAGACAAAATTATGCTTACATATTTTTTCATATTATTTTCCTCCTTGTAATATAGAATTATTAATTATAATGATTTTATTGAGTTTTCAAAATTTACTTTCAGACTAATACTTCACTATTTGGCTGCTTCAAATATCCATAGCTGATTATTAGTTCCACCATAAGTCCATTGACATACATTGGCACCATCAAAAGTTTGGAAGTTATAATCATCTAATGCTTTAGTTTGGTTACTACTCATAGTTGTAATTCCATATGCTCCGTTTGTTGAAGAAGATTTAAGAGCAAACTTTTGTGCATTGTTTGAATATGCATTAAAAATACGAATATTTGAGCCATCTTTATTCTCACCATTGTATACATCAAGCATATAGTTACCTAAAGCACTCTTTAATGTAACATAGCCATTTCCTACATTTTTTAAGTACCATTTTTGACCAGCAGCTCCTGAACCTGTACCAAGTTCAACATTTTGAGCAGCTTTTCCTACATTATTTGCAACTTGAAGATATTTTTGTGCATTAACATTTTTGATGTAATACCATCCATCACTTAATGTTTGAGTAGTTCCACTTGTATTAGTACTATCTTTTGTAGTGCTACTACCTGTTCCTGAAGCAGGATTCTTAGAAAATTGCCAATTATCTACTACACAATCATTAGATGATACAAAGAACAATTTCTTTGTTCCTGTAATATTAGAAACATTTGCTGATACATTTGTAAATGCATTTCCTGTTGGTGGTACAACAACATATCCTAAAGCTTTATTGGATGGATTATCAGTACATACTTTAATTACTGATCCTTTTTGCGATGATACCTTCATAGTAATAGATGCTGGACCTGTTCCAAATCCTACATTAGAAACTCCAACCCAATTACCAGCGCTCATTTGAACATCTGTATTTCCTAAACCTTGTACCTTTATGCCTCCTTGCCAAGCCATAGTTGACATTTGATTTAACGTATAAGGATTCAAATCTTTTGTTTGTGCTACACCAGTAAGTGTTCCAGTCGCTGGAGATATTTTTCCATTACTTATGTTTATCTCATCAACTT
This genomic interval carries:
- a CDS encoding Hsp70 family protein; translation: MKYDAQNSPVIGIDLGTTYSSVARWTGKDADVYSPKGERCLRSVVYYDEKNDKYIYGNAAFMSGILNPDNVIIGVKRLMDDNNIKIKLGSKAHSPVEISSMILKNIYDSIQNMFPSGVYNSSGVVVTVPYYFKSHQLQNTSEAAKLAGLDLLGIIQEPIAAAFAYGLHHSETDKVRDENILVFDLGGGTFDLTIINIKENHNELLFNVIGIGGDDRLGGLDFDKSFMDYIIEKEGIDFESVQLEKLKKVGKQKLLDTVIKSKEILSSTDNTYIAVPDVIPGMHIDAEYTREDFEKAIEVYLEKIRKITKETINNAGIKATDINKVIKVGGSSKIAIIDEIIKEECGDGKTYSDIDPSLCVAQGAAIYAAYLSKNLDSDKNIKIETAVAHALGVEDAEGNFIALIEQNQKTPAKETLTFTTDEDNQTEIDVEVYQGTNDKARDNAHVGTVRVTGLKPFPKYQLEIIITFEVGSSQEVKVTIQEATSGINKIEVLKLI
- a CDS encoding ATP-binding cassette domain-containing protein; amino-acid sequence: MQLELKGIKKSFESKRVLKDINFIFEKGKIYGLLGRNGAGKTTLFNCLSGEINQDEGNAILRINGHESDLSNDDIGYVFSTPILPEFLTGYEFIKFYLDIFKNRVSELKTIDEYFNMMKIQEEDRHKLIKGYSHGMKNKLQMLCFIIAKPPVILLDEPLTSLDVVVALEIKKMLKEIKHNHIIIFSTHILQLATDLCDEIVVLSEGKLEQINHEMLKSSKFEEEIIELLKDEKDD
- a CDS encoding endo-1,4-beta-xylanase, with protein sequence MKKYVSIILSALLIGSTFCTPGIQANAATTNNTSNANLLNTYGKVFGKVGNILNASQISDPNAKSAIKKEYNSVTAENEMKPDAILGHSANVIPVAQAKALGYYIPDNYSESTVPKLNFTTVDNMLKFCFDNGLSMRGHTLLWHSQTPDWYFRSGYNNNGGYVTPDVMNKRMEFYIKTVMNHVFSSKYGSVIYAWDVANEYLHAAPAGSDKATGWQKIYGNLGTKPAFVKQAFQYAYDTLAYYKLTNKVKLFYNDYNEYMEVDNIIKLINYINSDRKVCAGIGMQSHLSTNFPSVAYYKSALQAFAKAGFEIQITELDVGCTSLSEQSKYYYDLMSAILSVKKSGANISALVFWGLSDDHSWRRNDPVYVRPLLYSNYSTPKEAYNSVLKAFSDSAYGTGSSTTKDSTNTSGTTQTLSDGWYYIKNVNAQKYLQVANNVGKAAQNVELGTGSGAAGQKWYLKNVGNGYVTLKSALGNYMLDVYNGENKDGSNIRIFNAYSNNAQKFALKSSSTNGAYGITTMSSNQTKALDDYNFQTFDGANVCQWTYGGTSNQLWIFEAAK